In the genome of Magnolia sinica isolate HGM2019 chromosome 2, MsV1, whole genome shotgun sequence, one region contains:
- the LOC131227788 gene encoding small ribosomal subunit protein uS13z/uS13y/uS13x-like yields the protein MVIVANPHQFKIPDWFLNRKKDYKDGRYSQVVSNALDRKLRDDLERLKKIRNHHGLRHYWGLHVRGQHTKIIGRRGKIVGVSKKR from the coding sequence ATGGTGATTGTTGCCAACCCCCACCAGTTCAAAATTCCAGACTGGTTTTTGAACAGGAAGAAGGATTACAAGGATGGGAGGTATTCTCAGGTTGTCTCAAATGCACTAGATAGGAAGTTGAGAGATGATTTGGAGCGATTGAAGAAGATCAGGAACCATCATGGTTTGAGGCACTACTGGGGTCTCCATGTTCGTGGTCAGCACACCAAAATAATAGGCCGCAGAGGAAAGATTGTTGGTGTCTCCAAGAAGCGTTGA